CAGCGCCACGACGCCGACATAAAACAGCCAGCGAAGACGGTACCGAATATAAAAACCGCGGATCATGACCCGGTTTAAAATCTTGCTCACTTTTCTCTTGAAGGCCCCATCCCGTTTAACCGATTCCGATTGCACCAGCCAGATCAGTGAATAGGGAATCCAGCTCAGTGCGATCAGGACCGATGACACGAGGGTGAGGGTGAGTGCGACGGCAAGCGGCACCAGGAAGAGCTGGAGCTCCTCCATCGCAAAAAAGAGCGGAATGAAGATCCCCACGGTGGTAAGCGTGCTGCCGAATACCGGCACCAGCGTGTAGGGCAGCTCTTTTCGAATGTGATTCAGCCTTTCGGACCGACCGGCCGGCAGTTTCGGGTTGAGCTGCTCAAACACCACAACGGCATTGTCGATGATCATACCAAGCGCAACCGTGAGCCCTGCAAGGGTCAGTACATTGAGGGTATAATTCATAAAAAAGAGAATGCTCAGGCTCATGAGCAGGGAGAAGATGATACTGCCCAGAATCACAAAAGGCGCCCTCAGGCGGCGAATAAAGAGCAGCAGGATGATAAATACAAACAGCAGGCTGAATGCCGACTGGTACTGGAGGTCGCCGAATTGAGCGCGCAGGTCGTCGGTGGAGTCCCGTTCCAGCTGGATGGTGATATCGGGCGGAAGATTGGATGAAATACGCTCCATTTCCGTCCGCACCTGTTCCGCAAGGCCCATCGCGTCCGCACCGCTTTCGCGAACAAAAATGAGCGTGAGCGCCGGCTTGCCGTTCAACCTCTTGATGCTTTTAACGGGATAGTCCTCTATCCCTATCTCTGCGATGTCGCCAAGCAAAATCTGTCGGCTGCTGCCGGGAACGGTCAGCTTCATCTGCCGGATATCGCCGATAGACTCGAATTGCGGGGGAATAAGCATGCTCATCCGGCTGCTGGTTTTCTCCACAAATCCGCTGGATCGCCAGTTCAGCCGTTCCCTTATCGTGTTCATGATGGAGGATGAATCAAATCCGTAGCGCTCGAGAAGGGTGGTATTGAAGCGCAGGGTCAGGGCCGGATCCATCGCCCCCTGAATCTCTACGTCTGCCAGCCCTTCCAGTCCCAGCAGCTGCAGGCGGATCTGCTGAACGGCCAGCTGGTAGAGGTCGTTGGTGGGCCGCTCACCGCTCACCGAGTAGGCCATGAACGTTTCCTGGTCCTGCAGCTCACGCGGAATCGACCGGCTGATACGAGGCTGCAAAATCTGTGGCGGGAACTCCTCCCGGAGCCCATAGAGATACTCCTGCAGCTCAAGCACCCTGTACTCCACGGGTGTTCCCTCTTCAAAGGTGATGGTGACGCTCGAGCGTCCCTCCTGCGACACCGACCGGATTTTTTCCACATTACGAAGGCGCGTGGCCACAGACTCCACCCTGCGGGTCACCTCCTGCTCTATTACCTCAGGGGAGGTGCTGCCCCAGCTGTAACTAACCGTCACCGACGGCAGACGCAGGTCGGGCGCCATCTCCACGGGGATGTTCATCCACGCCACCACGCCCACCAGTGCGATGAGCATGTAGCTGAGGGAGATGAAATATTTTCGGCGGAAAATCTCGCGCATGGTTACTTGTTAAAGCTTCTTAGTTTACTCCCCCTTAAAAAAGGGGGGCGGGGGGATGTTCATCATTCTAATATCAATACATTTAACATAACATCATCATGAAATGAACTGTAAAACTTTATTCTCTAAAAATCCCTTTTGATTCTTCATAATCCCTAACCCATCCTTCTATTGACATTAATACATTATTCATGTCTTTCTTTACTTCAATGTCATCAAATCTGAGGACAGTCAATCCAATTGATTCAAGCCAGTGCTGCCGTGTCATATCTTTTTGAAAGGATTCTTCATTGTGCGAATCGCCATCAATTTCAATTACCAGTTTTAGTTTGTTGCAGAAAAAATCAACAATAAAATTACCTATAGGCTTTTGTCTCAAAAAACAATATCCCAACATCTTATCACTCTTGATCTCTTCCCAAAGGAGAATTTCTGCTAGAGTCGAGTTATTTCGAAGTTTTCTAGCAAGTGGTTTGAGTTTTGGGTTGTAATAAATTTTCATAAGTACATTCAGTTCAACACCAAGATTAAACACCCCTCTAAATCTCCCCTTGTTAGGGGAGACTGTTATCTTCTCACTTCTACCTTTTCACTTTTCACTCTTCCACCTCCTCCATCACCATCTGACCCGCCATCCGCGGCCTCACATTCTGCAGGTGGCTCAGGGCGAAGTGCCGGTCAACGGCTACTGTATCGCCGGGGGCGATCTGTTCATGGTTGATGATGGCCCACTCGGATGTCTGATACTCGGGATCCACGTAGACCCACTCCACGCGTTCACCAATCAGCTTGAACAGCAGGGTTCGTCCGCCGTCACGCTCCAGGATGGCCGACCGCGGTACGCGTGCAATGCCTTCATGCTGCTCAATCTGTATTCTTCCTTCCACGGTCATGCCCGGCCGCAGTGCACGGTCGCTGTTATCCACTTCCACGACCACCTGACCCGTTTTGGTTTCCGTATTCACCACCGGCGAAAGCGCCCTCACGCTGCCCTGTTTCCGGATACCGGAGGGTGTTGAAAGATCCACGGCCATGCCGCGGCTCAGGCGGTTGAGTTCCGCTTCGAGCACATCGAATCGAATCAGTACCGTGGTGTCGTCGATGAGGCGTCCAAGTTCGGCACCTGCACCAATATAGGCGCCGGGCGTGATTCGTTCGGGTACCGACAGTTCACCGCTGAATGGAGCCAGAATAGTGGTGTACGACAGATCCAGCTTGGCCCGCTCCAGGGCTACCTCGGCCGCGGCCAGTCCCGTGCTGATGCGCACCATCCGATCGCCGTCCATCTGCTCAGAATCATTTCTGCCCTGCCGCTGACGGGTTTCAATGTTATACGCCACCAGGGCCGACTCATACTCATTCTGTGCCTGCAGCAGCTGGTATTGCCATTCTTCGTCGTCAAAAGCGAGGATTACCTCTCCCTCCTCCACTCGATTGCCGTCATCCAACTCGCTTTCCGTAATAAACCCGCTGATACGGGGACGAATTACGATCTCGCGCAGCGGCTCCACCACCCCCTGGCTTTCGATGTAGACATTAAGGGGCTCGTCATCCGCCATCGCAAAAATGACGTCGGGCCGGATATCCACATCATCCGGCCGTTCGGGGCGTTCAGGATCTTCGGCGCCGGAGCATGCGGTAATTATTAATAAGATTACAATTGATGAGTACGTTGATAATTTCATTGTCGGTGTTTGAGTGAAAAGGCAGAAGTGAAAAGTGAAAAGGGTTTCTCGTGGGTGTTAAAGTTTTAAGAACTTTCATTCGGATTAGGGTTCTCCCCTCCTTTCCAAGGAGGGGCCGGGGGTGGTTCCTTCAAATTTCTTCATTTATATCAATCTTACATTCACTGGCACGTTCTTTAAAAAGATCTTCCAGATATACGATTACACTCTCATAATCCTCTTCAAAATCCAGATTTTCAATTCTGATAACTTTGATTCCTTCAGCCGTTAGAAATTCATCTTTCATCCTGTCTTTTTTGACCGTCTCTTTGAAATAATGGACATCACCATCAATTTCTATAGCCAGTTTCAGTTGCGGGCAGTAGAAATCAAGTATGTAATTCCAATTCCATACTGTCTCCTCATCTTAAAACCCAACATCTTCCTGCCTTTCAGGTCATTCCAAAGACGAACTTCCCATTTGGTCATGTGATTGCGCAGATACTGGCGCTGTTTCTTTGTTTTCTTCGGATTTAACATTTGGTCATTATCACAAAATCTTCTTTGAGAACGTGACTGTGGTCAATTCTCAACCACCCCCGGCCCCTCCTTGGAAAGGAGGGGAGCGTTCGAAGTCCATTCATGGTTTTCAGTAATCATATCACTTCTGCCTTTTCACTCCCCTTTTCCACCCACCCGAAAATTACCGGAATCAGATAAAGCGTCAGCGTGGTGCTGGTAATCATGCCTCCCATCAAAGCAAGGGCCAGGGACTGCCGGAAGGCGTAACCCTCCCCGAATGGAATTAACATGGGAACAAGGCCCAATATTGTGGTAACACTGGTCATCACTACCGGACGAAACCTGTGCCGGCCGGCCAGTTCAATGGCTTTACCAAGGTTTCCGGTATCTTCGAGGTAGCGGCGCATAAAATCCACCTTCAGGATGGAGTCGTTCACAGCAATACCGGTGAGTATCAGTACGCCCATAAACGACATCGCATTAAGCCCCGTACCGGTAATCCACATGATCAGCAGCGACCCCACCCAGGCAAACGGCACGGCCAGGATGATGATCAGCGGATACTTCAGGTTTTCGAACTGGATAGCCAGAATGATGTAGATAATCAGAATACTGAGCAGCAGCAGGGCGGCCATGTCG
Above is a genomic segment from Rhodohalobacter mucosus containing:
- a CDS encoding efflux RND transporter periplasmic adaptor subunit, with protein sequence MKLSTYSSIVILLIITACSGAEDPERPERPDDVDIRPDVIFAMADDEPLNVYIESQGVVEPLREIVIRPRISGFITESELDDGNRVEEGEVILAFDDEEWQYQLLQAQNEYESALVAYNIETRQRQGRNDSEQMDGDRMVRISTGLAAAEVALERAKLDLSYTTILAPFSGELSVPERITPGAYIGAGAELGRLIDDTTVLIRFDVLEAELNRLSRGMAVDLSTPSGIRKQGSVRALSPVVNTETKTGQVVVEVDNSDRALRPGMTVEGRIQIEQHEGIARVPRSAILERDGGRTLLFKLIGERVEWVYVDPEYQTSEWAIINHEQIAPGDTVAVDRHFALSHLQNVRPRMAGQMVMEEVEE
- a CDS encoding endonuclease domain-containing protein; the encoded protein is MKIYYNPKLKPLARKLRNNSTLAEILLWEEIKSDKMLGYCFLRQKPIGNFIVDFFCNKLKLVIEIDGDSHNEESFQKDMTRQHWLESIGLTVLRFDDIEVKKDMNNVLMSIEGWVRDYEESKGIFRE